The segment TGGCATTTCTTTTTCTCCTTATTTGGGTTTAAGTTCTCTTAACTTTGCAAACCTTGAATCTATATGCCCTGCCGCATGGCAGCCACATTCCCCCTGGTTCAGGTCTCTTCCGCATTTTGGACAAAGCCCTTTGCAAGTAGCTTTGCATACAGGCTGTATCGGCATATCCAGCGACAACTGCTCAACAAGCACAGCATCTATATCTATTTCATCGCCTGCCAAATGCTGAGTATCGACCTCTTCCCGTGTAAGTTCCTTTTCTTTTTCTTTTACACCATGGAGAGACCCCAACGTGTAAACAATATCCATATTAGAGCTTATCCTATGTTCAAACTCTTTTAAACATCTGGAGCACCGCAGTTTCAGGAGGGCATTCATGTCCCCTCTTACAAATATATCTCCATCTGATTTTAAGAACAGGAGGTCGGCAGAAACAGGTGGAATGATTAAAAACCCCATCTTTCCGGCAATGGCCTGCAACTCAGGCCCG is part of the Deltaproteobacteria bacterium genome and harbors:
- a CDS encoding DUF177 domain-containing protein; the protein is MKVNIRDILSEGLRLKIAEDGPELQAIAGKMGFLIIPPVSADLLFLKSDGDIFVRGDMNALLKLRCSRCLKEFEHRISSNMDIVYTLGSLHGVKEKEKELTREEVDTQHLAGDEIDIDAVLVEQLSLDMPIQPVCKATCKGLCPKCGRDLNQGECGCHAAGHIDSRFAKLRELKPK